From Microcystis aeruginosa NIES-2549, a single genomic window includes:
- a CDS encoding aspartyl protease, protein MIIGNVNANREAIIQIAVLGDYKNIKSVKAVIDTGYTGDLMLSRAIINELGLTLRGLQDAILGDGSLTMFEMYAGSVIWDGQIRRAEINASETELLIGMGLLEEYKLEIEGRVGGIVKISAL, encoded by the coding sequence ATGATTATAGGTAACGTCAATGCTAATCGTGAGGCAATTATTCAGATTGCAGTTCTAGGGGATTATAAAAATATCAAAAGTGTAAAAGCAGTTATTGATACAGGTTACACAGGTGATTTAATGCTATCAAGAGCGATCATCAATGAGTTAGGGCTAACTCTTCGAGGTTTACAAGATGCCATTCTCGGTGATGGCAGTCTAACAATGTTTGAAATGTATGCTGGCTCAGTAATTTGGGATGGACAAATCCGAAGAGCGGAAATTAATGCGTCAGAGACAGAGTTGTTGATTGGTATGGGGTTATTGGAAGAATACAAATTAGAAATTGAAGGAAGAGTGGGCGGTATAGTTAAAATTAGTGCTTTATAA
- a CDS encoding DNA-formamidopyrimidine glycosylase — protein sequence MPELPEVETVRRGLNQVTQGKKIIGGEVLLQRTLAYPNCEVTFLQGIAQTTITNWQRRGKYLLANLDNGSSIGVHLRMTGQLLWVKDTTPLPIHTRLRFFFANQQELRFVDTRTFGKIWWIAADKTPESVITALKKLGLEPFDRNFTPDYLYSHCQKSRRPIKTFLLDQNVVAGIGNIYADEVLFKSGIHPQTAANLLKIEQIDLLTKNIISVLETAIAEGGTSFSDFLHVTGVNGNYGSMAWVYGRTGENCRLCGATIARIKLSGRSAHFCPQCQVSTVISKQL from the coding sequence ATGCCAGAATTGCCAGAAGTAGAAACGGTGCGTCGCGGGTTAAATCAAGTTACCCAGGGCAAAAAAATTATCGGTGGGGAAGTATTATTGCAGCGTACCCTAGCCTATCCTAATTGCGAGGTAACTTTTCTGCAAGGAATTGCTCAGACTACGATTACCAATTGGCAGCGCCGAGGCAAATATCTCCTCGCCAATTTAGATAATGGTAGCAGTATCGGGGTTCATCTGCGTATGACTGGACAATTGCTCTGGGTAAAAGATACCACTCCCCTGCCGATTCATACGCGCTTACGCTTCTTTTTTGCTAATCAGCAAGAATTGCGCTTCGTCGATACCCGCACTTTCGGGAAAATTTGGTGGATTGCCGCCGATAAAACCCCAGAAAGCGTGATTACTGCTCTCAAAAAACTGGGATTGGAACCCTTTGATCGCAATTTTACCCCCGATTACCTCTATAGTCACTGTCAAAAAAGTCGTCGTCCGATTAAAACTTTTCTCCTCGATCAAAATGTGGTGGCAGGAATTGGCAATATCTACGCGGATGAAGTTCTTTTTAAAAGTGGTATCCATCCCCAAACTGCCGCTAATCTCTTGAAAATTGAGCAAATAGACTTATTGACAAAAAACATTATTTCTGTATTGGAAACCGCGATCGCTGAAGGCGGGACCAGTTTTAGCGATTTTCTCCACGTTACGGGAGTTAATGGCAATTATGGCTCGATGGCCTGGGTTTATGGTCGTACCGGCGAAAATTGTCGTCTTTGCGGTGCAACTATTGCCAGAATTAAATTAAGTGGGCGCTCGGCTCATTTTTGTCCCCAATGTCAAGTCTCAACAGTAATCAGTAAACAGTTGTAA
- a CDS encoding peptidase C15, translating into MTILLTSFAPWLCHHRSNSSDDLLVSIQDNYAKKLLFLRQLPVNTHRASERVIKAIQDKKPDFVICCGMAESRYRLSLESQARSSTKKLLTSIPLPDLIKTLDYSYISDNAGQFVCEELYFQVLKYHPRALFVHVPLLTDKNFAIIQRDFQKIITISR; encoded by the coding sequence TTGACAATTCTCTTAACTTCTTTTGCGCCTTGGTTATGCCATCACCGGAGTAATTCCTCCGATGATTTGTTAGTATCTATTCAAGATAATTATGCAAAAAAGCTTTTATTTTTGCGTCAACTTCCCGTTAATACCCATCGAGCCAGTGAACGAGTTATCAAAGCTATTCAAGACAAAAAGCCTGATTTCGTTATTTGTTGTGGCATGGCAGAAAGTCGTTATCGTTTAAGTTTAGAATCTCAGGCTAGGAGTAGCACAAAAAAGTTATTGACATCAATTCCCTTGCCAGATTTAATTAAAACCCTTGACTATAGTTATATCAGCGATAATGCCGGTCAGTTTGTCTGCGAAGAGTTATATTTTCAAGTCTTAAAATATCATCCGAGAGCCTTATTCGTTCATGTGCCGCTTTTAACTGATAAAAATTTTGCTATTATTCAAAGGGATTTTCAGAAAATTATCACCATTAGCCGTTAG
- a CDS encoding phage tail protein: MDFLIGQILLFAGDFAPVGWAFCDGSKLPISGYPALYSIFGTKYGGDGFRSFALPKLPTVKDVDGEGESRYIICLEGIYPFREK; encoded by the coding sequence ATGGATTTTTTGATCGGACAGATTCTGCTTTTTGCAGGGGATTTTGCGCCGGTAGGCTGGGCATTTTGTGACGGATCTAAGCTACCGATATCTGGCTATCCGGCGCTGTACTCCATATTTGGGACCAAATACGGAGGTGATGGATTCAGGAGTTTTGCGTTGCCTAAATTGCCTACTGTCAAGGATGTTGATGGCGAAGGAGAATCACGATATATAATCTGTCTGGAGGGTATATATCCATTTCGGGAAAAATAA
- a CDS encoding type II toxin-antitoxin system VapC family toxin, giving the protein MNGSVYIETSIVGHLTARPTDNLIVAANIKITQDWWNEHSSSLTLYASEIVEDEAAKGDPIIAAQRLNLLQSLMLLELTEDAFELSQAFLTQSNLPLKASNDALHMALATVYNLDYLLTWNCKHMANAQIQRKLAQISSDLGYILPVICTPYELIGYNLEV; this is encoded by the coding sequence GTGAATGGAAGCGTCTATATTGAAACAAGTATTGTTGGGCATTTAACCGCCAGACCCACTGACAATCTGATCGTTGCTGCTAATATCAAGATCACCCAGGATTGGTGGAACGAACATAGTAGCTCATTGACGCTTTACGCATCAGAGATCGTTGAAGATGAGGCAGCTAAGGGAGATCCGATAATCGCCGCTCAACGGTTAAACTTGTTACAATCCCTAATGCTTCTCGAACTTACAGAAGATGCGTTTGAACTTTCGCAAGCGTTTCTGACTCAAAGCAATCTGCCACTAAAGGCATCTAATGACGCTTTACATATGGCATTAGCAACCGTCTATAACTTAGATTATTTGCTAACATGGAACTGCAAGCACATGGCAAATGCCCAAATTCAGCGTAAGCTGGCTCAGATTAGTTCTGATCTCGGATATATATTGCCAGTTATTTGCACTCCTTATGAGCTTATTGGATATAACCTAGAGGTCTAG
- a CDS encoding potassium channel family protein: MQSSLKRIIIGASFFLATVVGATIGYMAYGWSFLDAVYMVIITIFGVGFGEVKPINTPSLRAFTMLVIVCGTTSAVYVVGGFFQMLTEGEINRAFSDRRMNKEMECLENHVIICGFGRIGRILTTKLAKTAQSFIIVDNNPDRIRLAQEKGYITLNGNATDESILQKAGIDKARVLATVLPDDALNVFITLTARELSPQLYIIARGEYPSTEKKLKLAGADQVVLPATIGAERMAHLITHPAAIDFLQEDEGRRNLNELLADIDLQFEEYSILSDSPFLGQPISQMEVRGQGAFIIVAIRQFDGGVIAHPDNSTILQQGDTVILLGHRGDVPNFARRYALRREMRYRGSSW, translated from the coding sequence ATGCAAAGTTCACTGAAAAGGATTATCATCGGGGCGAGTTTTTTTCTCGCTACGGTAGTCGGGGCAACTATCGGTTATATGGCCTACGGTTGGAGTTTTCTCGATGCCGTTTATATGGTGATTATCACCATATTTGGAGTAGGTTTCGGGGAAGTTAAACCGATTAACACTCCTAGTCTGAGAGCTTTTACCATGTTAGTTATCGTCTGTGGGACCACCTCGGCCGTTTATGTGGTGGGAGGGTTTTTTCAGATGCTCACCGAGGGAGAAATTAACAGAGCCTTTAGCGATCGCCGGATGAATAAAGAGATGGAATGCTTAGAAAATCACGTCATAATCTGCGGTTTTGGGCGCATAGGACGCATCCTAACCACTAAATTGGCAAAAACAGCCCAATCCTTTATTATCGTCGATAATAACCCCGATCGCATTCGATTAGCTCAGGAAAAAGGTTACATAACTCTTAATGGTAACGCCACCGATGAAAGTATTCTCCAGAAAGCCGGCATCGACAAAGCGCGAGTTTTAGCGACTGTGTTACCCGATGATGCCTTAAATGTCTTCATCACTTTAACCGCAAGGGAACTCAGTCCGCAACTATACATCATCGCCAGGGGAGAATATCCCAGCACCGAGAAAAAATTAAAACTAGCCGGAGCCGATCAAGTGGTCTTACCTGCTACCATTGGAGCAGAGAGAATGGCCCATTTAATCACCCATCCGGCCGCAATCGATTTTTTACAGGAAGATGAAGGTAGGCGCAATCTTAACGAATTATTAGCCGATATCGACCTGCAATTTGAAGAATACTCAATTTTAAGCGATTCGCCTTTTTTGGGACAACCCATCAGTCAGATGGAAGTGCGGGGACAGGGTGCTTTTATTATCGTCGCTATCCGTCAATTTGATGGTGGTGTCATCGCCCATCCCGACAATTCCACCATTCTACAGCAAGGCGATACGGTCATTTTATTAGGTCATCGGGGCGATGTTCCTAATTTTGCCCGTCGTTATGCCTTGCGTCGAGAAATGCGCTATCGAGGGTCTTCTTGGTAG
- a CDS encoding cytochrome c biogenesis protein translates to MTISETSSNLKNTRPQWGRKFIQTIADLRLAIILLLLIAIFSISGTVIEQGQSLSFYQANYPEKPALFGFLTWKVLLLLGLNHVYSTWWYLSLLILFGSSLTACTFRRQLPALKAARKWQFYQQSRQFQKLALSAELETGSLESLTPLLEKKGYKVFLENNSLYARKGLIGKIGPIIVHAAMLIILAGAIWGALTGFFAQEMVASGDSFQVKNIIEAGPLSKNSLPKDWGIKVNRFWIDYSPKGDIEQFYSDLSVIDNQGEEIDRKTIQVNQPLHHKGVTFYQTSWGIAGVKVQVNNSPILQLPMASLDTKGNGQIWGTWIPTKTDLSEGVSLLVRDLQGTLIVYDAKGDLTSAVREGMTIPINGVNLKIVELVGSTGLQIKADPGVPIVYLGFALLMMGVVMSYFSHSQIWALQSGDRFYIGGKTNRAQVGFEREIIDTIERLKLK, encoded by the coding sequence ATGACTATATCGGAAACTTCCTCAAATTTAAAGAATACACGGCCCCAATGGGGACGTAAATTTATCCAGACTATTGCCGATCTACGATTGGCAATTATCCTCTTACTTTTAATCGCTATTTTTAGCATTTCTGGGACGGTAATCGAACAGGGACAATCTCTATCTTTTTACCAAGCTAATTATCCTGAAAAACCCGCTTTATTTGGCTTTCTGACTTGGAAAGTTTTATTACTATTGGGATTAAATCATGTTTATAGCACTTGGTGGTATCTATCATTATTAATTCTCTTTGGTTCCAGTTTAACCGCTTGTACCTTCCGACGACAATTACCCGCTTTAAAGGCGGCCAGAAAATGGCAATTTTATCAACAATCTCGCCAATTTCAAAAACTAGCTTTAAGTGCTGAATTAGAAACTGGTTCCCTAGAATCTCTCACACCTCTATTAGAAAAAAAAGGCTACAAAGTTTTTCTAGAAAATAACAGTCTTTATGCTCGTAAAGGTCTGATCGGTAAAATCGGTCCGATTATCGTTCATGCAGCCATGTTAATTATTTTAGCAGGGGCAATCTGGGGAGCGTTAACTGGCTTTTTCGCTCAAGAAATGGTAGCTAGTGGCGATAGTTTTCAGGTTAAAAATATTATTGAAGCTGGACCCTTATCTAAAAATTCTCTCCCTAAGGATTGGGGGATTAAAGTTAATCGTTTTTGGATTGATTATAGTCCTAAAGGTGATATAGAACAATTTTATTCTGATTTGTCGGTGATCGATAATCAAGGAGAGGAGATTGATCGCAAAACTATTCAAGTTAACCAACCTTTGCACCATAAAGGGGTGACTTTTTATCAAACCAGTTGGGGAATTGCTGGGGTAAAAGTACAGGTGAATAATAGTCCGATCCTACAGCTACCGATGGCTAGTTTAGACACCAAAGGTAATGGACAAATCTGGGGAACTTGGATTCCGACTAAAACCGATCTTAGTGAGGGAGTTTCTCTTTTAGTCAGAGATTTACAAGGTACGTTAATTGTCTATGATGCTAAGGGAGATTTAACCTCTGCTGTGCGAGAAGGAATGACGATTCCTATCAATGGAGTTAATCTAAAAATAGTCGAATTAGTCGGCAGTACAGGTTTACAAATTAAGGCAGATCCGGGAGTACCTATTGTCTATTTAGGTTTTGCTTTATTGATGATGGGAGTAGTAATGAGTTACTTTTCCCATTCCCAAATTTGGGCTTTACAATCGGGCGATCGCTTTTATATTGGTGGGAAAACTAATCGCGCTCAAGTCGGTTTTGAACGGGAAATAATTGATACCATTGAAAGGCTAAAGTTAAAGTAG
- a CDS encoding DUF4278 domain-containing protein, which yields MKLTYRGIVYEKNPTVSVASSPMILSYRGVPYLKNRDVVQTIEKQVAVTYRGQEHHITHSLASLPTEGHSLSF from the coding sequence ATGAAATTAACCTATCGCGGCATTGTTTACGAGAAAAATCCCACTGTCTCCGTTGCCTCCAGTCCGATGATTTTAAGCTATCGTGGTGTTCCCTATTTAAAAAACCGTGATGTCGTTCAAACCATTGAGAAACAGGTAGCCGTTACCTATCGCGGTCAAGAACATCATATCACTCACTCTTTAGCTTCTTTGCCCACGGAAGGACATTCTTTAAGTTTTTAA
- the cobS gene encoding adenosylcobinamide-GDP ribazoletransferase, producing MGRLITIFNFICQEIRSFLGAIAFYTIIPVPIAWPDFGRIARWIPLVGLFLGLILVLLDITLAGLGMPPLTRAVVLVGVWVYLTGGLHLDGVSDTADGLAVTDPQRRLLVMADSVTGAFGVMAVTMVLLLKIAALTDLSDNRALALILAPIWGRWGQVMAIALYPYLKPTGKGAFHKVAFCLPWDCGGVIWGLIALFGGLSWGIIAISAGIALALLTGYCLYRRLRGHTGDTYGAVVEWTEALFLVFLTIIS from the coding sequence TTGGGGAGATTGATTACCATATTTAACTTCATTTGTCAAGAAATTCGCTCATTTTTAGGTGCGATCGCTTTTTACACGATTATTCCGGTTCCGATTGCCTGGCCGGATTTTGGCAGAATTGCCCGATGGATTCCCTTAGTGGGCTTATTTTTGGGTTTAATTCTGGTTTTGCTCGATATAACTCTAGCTGGTCTGGGAATGCCCCCCCTAACTCGTGCGGTTGTCCTTGTGGGAGTTTGGGTTTATCTAACGGGAGGACTACACCTTGATGGAGTTAGTGACACGGCCGATGGTTTAGCTGTCACCGACCCCCAGCGTCGTTTATTGGTCATGGCCGATAGTGTTACCGGGGCCTTTGGAGTCATGGCCGTGACCATGGTTTTGCTGCTAAAAATCGCCGCTTTGACTGATTTAAGCGATAATCGAGCCTTAGCTCTAATTTTAGCACCAATTTGGGGACGTTGGGGGCAAGTAATGGCGATCGCTCTTTATCCCTACCTCAAACCCACCGGTAAGGGAGCCTTTCATAAAGTGGCTTTTTGTCTGCCTTGGGACTGTGGGGGAGTAATTTGGGGGTTAATCGCCCTATTTGGCGGTCTAAGCTGGGGAATAATCGCTATTAGTGCCGGAATCGCCCTCGCTCTGCTTACTGGTTACTGCTTATATCGTCGTCTTCGGGGTCACACCGGCGATACCTACGGTGCGGTGGTGGAGTGGACAGAGGCTCTATTCTTGGTTTTTTTGACAATAATTAGCTAA
- a CDS encoding ParA family protein: MATVISTVNMKGGVGKTTLTVNLATCLAKFQQKRVLVLDLDAQISATLSLMSPHEFAQLRRKKRTLSYLLEAIIKPNPYNKLTIDDIIVPSVCEIQGLDLLPGDIELYDEYVVSETLHHQAILQEDLGFDHAWNNLERILIQKIIDPIQDRYDYIIMDCAPGYNLLTRSGLCSSHFYLLPARPEPLSIVGIQLLERRIVKLKASHQETQPINPSLLGIVFILSGGGLLSRYYNQVMRRVQQDFQAHQIFANAIPMDVNVAKAVDMFVPAVAAMPSSSGSKAFMKLTEEFLMKTKK; encoded by the coding sequence ATGGCCACTGTCATCAGCACCGTTAATATGAAAGGAGGAGTAGGAAAAACTACCCTTACCGTCAATCTTGCCACCTGTTTAGCTAAATTTCAGCAAAAACGAGTCCTTGTCCTCGATTTAGACGCTCAAATCAGTGCGACTCTCAGTTTAATGTCTCCCCACGAATTCGCTCAACTGCGTCGCAAAAAACGCACTTTAAGCTATTTATTAGAAGCAATTATCAAACCCAATCCCTACAATAAATTAACTATTGATGATATTATCGTCCCTTCAGTCTGTGAAATTCAAGGCTTAGATTTACTGCCAGGAGATATCGAACTTTATGATGAATATGTCGTCTCAGAAACCCTGCACCATCAAGCAATTTTACAGGAAGATTTAGGCTTTGATCATGCTTGGAATAACCTGGAAAGAATCCTGATTCAAAAAATCATTGATCCCATTCAAGACCGTTACGATTATATTATTATGGACTGCGCTCCAGGCTATAATCTTTTAACTCGTAGTGGTCTATGTAGCAGTCATTTTTATTTACTACCCGCCCGTCCCGAACCTTTATCAATTGTCGGCATTCAGCTATTAGAAAGAAGAATAGTTAAACTCAAAGCTAGTCATCAAGAAACCCAACCGATTAACCCCAGTTTACTAGGTATAGTTTTTATTCTTTCTGGCGGTGGTTTACTCAGTCGCTACTATAATCAAGTCATGCGCCGGGTACAACAGGATTTTCAAGCCCATCAAATTTTTGCTAATGCAATTCCTATGGATGTTAATGTAGCTAAAGCTGTCGATATGTTCGTGCCTGCGGTAGCAGCCATGCCCTCTTCTAGTGGTTCCAAAGCTTTTATGAAACTCACAGAAGAATTCTTGATGAAAACCAAAAAATAG
- a CDS encoding VOC family protein — MNITKSLHTAILVTELEKAVNFYENVLGLTRIDRPFQYDGVWYQVGDYQIHLIVDTNYQNYRPNPEKWGRNPHLAFAIDDVAAMGNYLESQGYTIQMSASGRKALFVSDPDGNILEMSQI; from the coding sequence ATGAACATCACAAAATCCTTACACACGGCGATTTTAGTCACAGAGCTAGAAAAAGCCGTTAACTTTTACGAAAATGTTCTAGGATTAACTAGAATTGATCGCCCTTTTCAATACGATGGGGTTTGGTATCAAGTGGGAGATTATCAAATTCATTTAATTGTCGATACCAATTATCAAAACTACCGTCCCAATCCCGAAAAATGGGGACGCAATCCTCATCTTGCCTTCGCTATTGATGACGTGGCGGCCATGGGTAACTATCTAGAAAGTCAAGGTTATACAATTCAAATGAGTGCCTCGGGTAGAAAGGCATTATTTGTCAGCGATCCCGATGGTAATATCCTAGAAATGAGCCAAATTTAG
- a CDS encoding PPC domain-containing protein: MIRFPLTGRYSGLCVLFTLFWLSGQSLPVRAEKIYNPVPLILNKEINDTLTDKDIPTGEGGFARDYTVDLDKDDQVAIDLKSENFDGVLILLADDGSTVAENDDGPDGGTNALLFARITESGKYIIRVRAFGETGGGKFTLKLTRLRAVEGKN; encoded by the coding sequence ATGATAAGATTCCCTTTGACTGGTCGTTATTCTGGTTTATGCGTCTTGTTCACTTTATTCTGGTTAAGCGGTCAATCTTTGCCGGTGCGAGCAGAAAAAATCTACAATCCCGTCCCCCTCATACTCAATAAAGAAATTAACGATACTCTCACCGACAAGGATATTCCTACGGGTGAAGGAGGGTTTGCCAGAGATTATACCGTAGATTTGGACAAGGACGATCAGGTGGCCATCGATCTGAAATCAGAAAATTTTGATGGAGTTTTAATTCTCCTGGCCGACGATGGTTCCACTGTAGCAGAAAATGATGATGGTCCCGATGGTGGCACTAATGCTCTCCTCTTTGCACGCATTACCGAGTCGGGTAAATATATTATTCGGGTGAGAGCTTTCGGAGAAACCGGTGGGGGAAAATTTACCCTGAAATTAACCCGTTTACGGGCTGTGGAGGGCAAAAATTAG
- a CDS encoding metallophosphoesterase family protein produces MQRRKFLLISGSLGGFSLVACAHQILQPVTSKNPPESSVKQAEKAKKVKIIVISDLNSQYGSTTYDPEIDRAIPLIINHKPDLVLCGGDMVAGQKSSLTEAAINAMWSAFDRHIAAPLRAAKIPFGFTIGNHDASGALSAGKFIYAKERKLAQDYWQNPQHNTSLNFIDKTGFPFYYTFTQNGIFYLVWDASTHLISREQLNWAAKNLSSTDAKNAKMRLVIGHLPLYGIAVGRNRPGDYLADAEQLRAFLEGHQVHTYISGHAHAYYPGKRGQLQLLHAGALGSGPRRLLNSEQAPRKTLTIVDINPHQKETVYTTYDMKTQEAIDITSLPPLIMAPNGQVLRRDIPSVN; encoded by the coding sequence ATGCAACGCCGTAAATTTTTGCTTATCAGTGGCAGTTTAGGCGGTTTTAGCTTGGTAGCTTGCGCTCATCAAATTTTACAGCCCGTTACTTCCAAAAATCCCCCTGAGTCTTCCGTTAAACAAGCAGAAAAGGCGAAAAAAGTCAAGATAATCGTGATTAGTGACCTTAATAGTCAATACGGTTCCACTACTTACGATCCCGAAATCGATCGAGCTATCCCTTTAATTATCAATCATAAACCCGATCTGGTACTCTGTGGTGGCGACATGGTGGCAGGACAAAAAAGCAGCTTGACAGAGGCAGCAATTAACGCCATGTGGTCAGCCTTTGATCGCCATATCGCCGCGCCCCTGCGAGCTGCTAAAATACCTTTTGGTTTTACCATCGGTAATCATGACGCTTCTGGAGCTTTATCCGCAGGAAAATTTATCTATGCTAAAGAGAGAAAATTAGCCCAAGATTATTGGCAAAACCCCCAACATAATACAAGTTTAAATTTTATCGATAAAACTGGCTTTCCTTTTTATTATACTTTCACTCAAAATGGTATATTCTATCTAGTCTGGGATGCCTCCACTCATTTAATCTCTCGGGAACAACTAAATTGGGCAGCAAAAAACTTGAGTAGTACCGACGCTAAAAATGCTAAGATGCGGCTAGTAATCGGTCATTTACCCCTCTACGGTATTGCCGTGGGCAGAAATCGACCGGGGGATTATTTAGCCGATGCCGAGCAATTAAGGGCGTTTTTAGAGGGCCATCAGGTGCATACTTATATTAGTGGCCATGCTCACGCTTACTATCCGGGTAAACGGGGGCAATTACAATTATTACACGCGGGAGCTTTAGGCAGTGGACCGCGACGATTATTGAACAGTGAACAAGCACCCAGAAAAACCCTAACAATTGTCGATATTAATCCCCATCAAAAGGAAACAGTTTACACCACCTACGACATGAAAACCCAAGAAGCGATCGATATTACCAGTTTACCTCCTCTGATTATGGCTCCCAACGGGCAAGTTTTACGTCGAGATATTCCATCGGTTAACTAG
- a CDS encoding DUF305 domain-containing protein, which yields MVFLMKNKAIILLGAVAALGLAATSTLLLTRPSGNSPDSASAQFSPNGMGMMHHMQVSSEFNYLAQMIPHHQEAIDTAQVILARTSRPEMRQFAQNIIQVQTAEIAQMKNWLNQWYPGGNISVSYVPMMRDLSQLQGDALDQTFLQDMIEHHMGAVMMSQMLLNHNLVKHQPVQSLAENIATSQRLEIQQMRTWLIAWFGDRNPMGRMHH from the coding sequence ATGGTTTTTCTCATGAAAAATAAAGCCATTATCCTGCTGGGGGCTGTTGCCGCTCTTGGACTGGCTGCAACCTCAACTTTACTTCTGACACGTCCATCCGGAAATTCTCCAGATTCCGCCTCTGCTCAATTTTCTCCCAACGGCATGGGTATGATGCATCATATGCAGGTCAGTAGCGAGTTTAACTATCTTGCCCAAATGATTCCCCACCATCAGGAGGCAATCGATACCGCCCAGGTTATTCTGGCACGCACTAGTCGTCCTGAGATGAGGCAGTTTGCTCAAAATATTATTCAAGTGCAAACTGCTGAAATTGCTCAGATGAAAAACTGGCTCAACCAGTGGTATCCAGGAGGGAATATTAGCGTCTCCTACGTTCCCATGATGCGAGATCTGAGCCAACTTCAGGGCGATGCCCTAGATCAAACTTTTTTACAAGATATGATTGAACATCATATGGGAGCCGTGATGATGTCGCAAATGCTCCTGAATCATAATCTGGTGAAGCATCAGCCTGTCCAGTCCTTGGCTGAGAACATTGCCACTAGCCAGCGCCTGGAAATTCAGCAGATGCGAACTTGGTTGATAGCTTGGTTTGGTGATCGCAATCCAATGGGTAGAATGCATCATTAG
- a CDS encoding cytochrome c biogenesis protein CcdA, with the protein MLDQLQTQLYHLEQYADRLVTSQLTHLSFVSIAVIFLAGLLTSLTPCMLSMLPITVAYIGGYENQGRLAAFWQSTWFSLGLATTLAGLGLIAATLGKVYGQVGIGLPIIVSAIAILMGLNLLELLPLRFPSLGATDWITGDFPPILRSYLLGLTFGLIASPCSTPVLATLLAWVANTGDLSLGGGLLLSYTGGYVLPLIIVGSFTASLKSFLSLRQWSGWINPVSGVLLIGFGVFSLLSRLL; encoded by the coding sequence ATGTTAGACCAATTACAGACTCAACTCTATCACCTTGAACAATACGCCGATCGCTTAGTGACTTCCCAACTGACTCACCTTAGTTTTGTCAGTATTGCCGTGATTTTTCTAGCCGGTTTACTCACCAGTCTTACCCCCTGTATGCTGTCGATGTTGCCGATTACCGTCGCTTATATCGGGGGTTACGAAAATCAAGGTCGTTTAGCGGCTTTTTGGCAGTCCACATGGTTTTCCCTAGGATTAGCCACCACCTTAGCGGGATTGGGACTAATTGCCGCTACTTTAGGCAAAGTCTATGGACAGGTGGGGATCGGTTTACCAATTATCGTCAGTGCGATCGCTATTTTGATGGGGTTAAACCTCTTGGAATTATTACCCCTGCGCTTCCCCTCCCTTGGCGCTACCGATTGGATTACCGGGGATTTTCCTCCGATTTTGCGGTCCTATCTTCTCGGTTTAACATTTGGTTTAATCGCCTCTCCTTGTAGTACACCAGTTCTAGCAACTCTATTGGCATGGGTGGCCAATACGGGAGATTTAAGCTTAGGAGGGGGATTATTGTTATCCTACACTGGCGGTTATGTTTTACCCTTAATTATCGTCGGTTCTTTTACTGCCTCGCTGAAAAGCTTTCTTTCCCTGCGTCAATGGTCCGGGTGGATTAATCCTGTCAGTGGGGTTTTATTAATCGGTTTTGGAGTTTTTTCTTTATTATCCCGTCTGCTGTGA